A window of the Gossypium hirsutum isolate 1008001.06 chromosome A03, Gossypium_hirsutum_v2.1, whole genome shotgun sequence genome harbors these coding sequences:
- the LOC107939234 gene encoding 3-hydroxy-3-methylglutaryl-coenzyme A reductase 1-like, with the protein MEAPRLYSTKPVQSLKPTKKIPLEEDLGKASDALPLPLYLTNALFFTLFFSVVYFLLSRWREKIRTSTPLHVVTFSDIIAIFSFFASFIYLLGFFGIDFVQSLVFQPSPDVWIAEDEEEDNEVLLAKEDARKVPCGQALDCSLPPLPPAAPIVTTQKVCDEKPLMVIPEEDEEIVKSVVAGTTPSYSLESKLGDCKRAAAIRREALQRLTGKSLSGLPLDGFDYESILGQCCEMPVGYVQIPVGIAGPLLVNGREYSVPMATTEGCLVASTNRGCKAIHLSGGATSVLLKDGMTRAPCVRFGTAKRAADLKLYLEDPDNFETLSVVFNRSSRFGRLQGIKCAIAGKNLYIRFTCSTGDAMGMNMVSKGVQNVLDFLQTDFPDMDVIGISGNYCSDKKPAAVNWIEGRGKSVVCEATIKGDVVRKVLKTSVESLVELNMLKNLTGSAMAGALGGFNAHASNIVAAIYIATGQDPAQNVESSHCITMMEAVNDGKDLHVSVTMPSIEVGTVGGGTQLASQSACLNLLGVKGASKETPGANSRMLAAIVASAVLAGELSLMSAIAAGQLVKSHMKYNRSTKDVSKASS; encoded by the exons ATGGAGGCTCCTCGGCTGTATTCGACTAAACCTGTTCAATCTCTCAAGCCAACGAAGAAGATTCCTTTAGAGGAAGATCTCGGTAAAGCCTCCGACGCATTGCCGCTTCCCTTGTACCTAACCAATGCCCTGTTCTTCACCCTTTTCTTCTCGGTggtttattttcttctttcccGTTGGCGTGAGAAGATACGTACCTCCACACCTCTCCATGTCGTCACCTTTTCCGACATCATCGCCATTTTCTCATTTTTCGCGTCCTTTATTTACCTTTTGGGTTTCTTTGGGATTGACTTCGTTCAATCTTTGGTTTTCCAACCATCGCCTGACGTTTGGATTGCTGAGGACGAGGAAGAGGATAATGAAGTTCTGCTCGCTAAGGAAGACGCCCGTAAGGTCCCTTGTGGACAAGCTCTCGATTGCTCGCTTCCACCTCTGCCTCCTGCCGCACCAATCGTGACTACCCAGAAGGTGTGCGATGAAAAGCCTTTGATGGTTATACCagaggaagatgaagaaataGTTAAATCTGTAGTTGCTGGGACAACCCCTTCGTATTCCTTGGAATCGAAATTGGGTGATTGCAAGAGGGCGGCTGCAATCAGGAGGGAAGCGTTGCAAAGATTAACGGGGAAGTCGTTATCTGGGTTGCCCTTGGATGGATTTGATTACGAGTCGATTTTAGGGCAGTGTTGTGAGATGCCGGTTGGCTACGTGCAAATTCCCGTCGGAATTGCTGGGCCTTTGTTGGTTAATGGAAGAGAGTACTCGGTTCCTATGGCAACCACGGAAGGGTGCCTGGTGGCTAGCACTAATAGGGGCTGTAAGGCTATTCATTTGTCTGGTGGAGCTACAAGTGTTCTATTGAAAGATGGTATGACTAGAGCTCCATGTGTAAGGTTCGGTACTGCAAAAAGGGCAGCTGATTTGAAGTTGTATTTGGAGGACCCTGATAATTTCGAGACCTTGTCTGTTGTTTTCAACAG ATCAAGTAGATTTGGCAGGCTCCAGGGTATCAAATGTGCAATTGCTGGAAAGAATCTGTATATTAGATTCACTTGCAGTACAGGTGATGCTATGGGGATGAACATGGTTTCCAAGGGAGTGCAAAACGTTTTGGATTTCCTTCAAACTGATTTCCCTGACATGGATGTCATTGGCATCTCTG GAAACTATTGTTCCGACAAAAAACCGGCTGCGGTAAATTGGATTGAAGGACGAGGCAAATCTGTTGTCTGTGAAGCCACCATTAAGGGTGATGTGGTTAGGAAGGTCCTGAAGACAAGTGTGGAATCTCTCGTTGAGCTTAACATGCTTAAGAACCTTACTGGATCAGCTATGGCTGGAGCTCTGGGTGGATTTAACGCTCACGCCAGTAACATCGTTGCTGCAATCTACATAGCCACCGGCCAAGATCCGGCTCAAAACGTCGAGAGCTCGCATTGCATCACGATGATGGAAGCTGTTAATGATGGCAAGGACCTCCACGTCTCTGTCACAATGCCTTCCATCGAG GTTGGTACTGTTGGTGGTGGAACTCAGCTTGCATCTCAATCAGCCTGTTTGAACTTACTTGGAGTGAAGGGTGCAAGCAAAGAGACACCAGGAGCAAACTCTAGGATGCTGGCAGCCATTGTAGCGTCTGCTGTTCTTGCCGGGGAGCTGTCTCTTATGTCTGCAATTGCAGCAGGACAATTAGTTAAGAGCCATATGAAATACAATAGGTCAACTAAAGATGTGTCCAAGGCTTCTTCATAG